From Paenibacillus sp. PvR098:
ATTTGTGAACGGTCTCCAACAGCCTCCCTTACAACAATGGGACGGAAACCGGAGGATATTCCGTCAACTGCCGACGCACGTACGCAACCGCTGGTTGAGCATCCTGTGAGAATAACAGTATCAACCCCTTGAGACACTAACCGGGAAGTTAAATCTGTTCCGAAGAATGCAGAAGCGTATTTTTTGGTCAAGATCATATCGCCTTCTTGATAATCAAGCGCCGGATCAATCTCCACCCCCGTAGTACCCGCTTTTAGTGTTTCGAGCCCTTTTTGCTTTAACGCCCACGCCCCTGCATCCCGAAAATTGTCATCATCATAAGCAACCCTTGTAAATATAACAGGGATTTTACGACTG
This genomic window contains:
- a CDS encoding isochorismatase family protein, with product MEEYRSKTDEEQFFKEKGFGMNIGFGKRPALVIIDLTPAFTDYKNPRMLLASNLESQIAANNRLLEAAHSRKIPVIFTRVAYDDDNFRDAGAWALKQKGLETLKAGTTGVEIDPALDYQEGDMILTKKYASAFFGTDLTSRLVSQGVDTVILTGCSTSGCVRASAVDGISSGFRPIVVREAVGDRSQMAHEQSLFDLQAKYAEVVSIEEVLEYFDKIEPAV